A genomic segment from Paralichthys olivaceus isolate ysfri-2021 chromosome 22, ASM2471397v2, whole genome shotgun sequence encodes:
- the cd99l2 gene encoding CD99 antigen-like protein 2: protein MTNGCLWTVSLLLALLLPLEVLSQDSFDLADALDGDDDSKSLTPAPKPAIPAGGDFDLEVSGTTTTTTKAPPRVIPKGTTSPKAPVKPKPKPANDDLNLADALNPNNDIDGKEKNKGQGDRFSDSDLIDVSKDDTYKPDKGKGGISGGDGDPINQHDDHSETTAEVGTIAGIVSAVAMALVGAISSYISYQKKKLCFGIQQSLNTENVKAENPETVVVTEPQVQQTLLEPSNAEPPAEENAV, encoded by the exons TTCTTTCTCAGGATTCCTTCGACCTGGCTGATGCTCTGGATGGTGACGATGACAGTAAATCAT TGACCCCTGCACCAAAACCAGCTatacctgcaggaggag ACTTTGATCTGGAAGTCAGtggcaccaccaccaccaccaccaaagCCCCACCCAGGGTTATACCTAAGGGTACAACAAGTCCCAAGGCCCCAGTCAAGCCTAAACCCAAGCCAG CTAATGATGACCTAAACCTTGCTGATGCCTTGAACCCCAACAATGACATTGATggcaaggaaaaaaacaaaggacagGGAG ATAGATTTTCTGACAGTGATCTGATTGATGTGAGTAAAGATGACACGTACAAACCTGACAAAGGCAAAG GTGGAATCTCAGGAGGCGACGGTGATCCGATTAACCAGCATGATGACCACAGTG agaCCACAGCTGAGGTGGGCACCATTGCAGGGATTGTCAGTGCAGTTGCCATGGCACTGGTGGGTGCAATAAGCAGTTACATCTCCTatcagaagaagaaactgtgCTTCGGTATACAAC AGAGCCTGAATACTGAGAATGTGAAGGCTGAGAACCCTGAAACTGTGGTGGTTACAGAACCACAag TCCAACAGACTCTCCTGGAGCCATCCAATGCTGAGCCTCCCGCTGAAGAAAATGCTGTCTGA